From the genome of Tenrec ecaudatus isolate mTenEca1 chromosome 1, mTenEca1.hap1, whole genome shotgun sequence:
CCCTAGCCGCGGGAGGACGCTCCGGTCCAGACGGAGCCGGGCAGGTGTCTGCGGCGAGGCCGGAGCCTGGCGTCGAGGGGGAGGGCTGCATTGTGACCCTGGCCGTGGCGCGCTGACCTCACAGAGCCCGTTCCTCGCGCCTGGGAACCCCCGCCGCCCGCCCCGCATTCGCCGCGGCCAGGCGGGCAGCGGCCCGATGGAGCAGGAGATGGCCGGGGCGACCCGCCCGGAGGCGGCATCCGTGCGGACCAGACCGGCATTCCCGCGCCGCGAGCACACACGGCCCGTCCCCCCAtcacctccccgccccccgccggtGGGGCTTTGGTCCACCGCCCGGCAGGGGGGCGGCCTGCGTCTGGCGGAGGTGGTGAGGGTAGGTTAGGGGCACTGCCTATTTTGGCTAAGGGTCACACAGCACTTACATCACAATTGGGCCGGTTAAAAAATGTccatccctctctccccccagcACCCGGGGCTGTGTCCAGTCAGATAATGCTCTAGCGCTGGAGGCGGCTGCAGCGGATGAAGTCcttgggggaaaaaggagctggccGAGGGCGATGGTGGAGTAGCGCTGCCTCCCGGAGGCAGCATGAGCTGAGAGGGTGATAGGACGGAGGCGCTAGACAGCATGGAGGACTTTCTGCTCTCCAATGGGTACCAGCTGGGCAAGACCATTGGGGAAGGGACCTACTCAAAAGTCAAAGAAGCATTTTCCAAAAAACACCAAAGAAAAGTGGCAATTAAAATTATAGACAAGATGGGAGGGCCAGAAGGTGAGCTGGGGCCCCTTCGTCGGAAGGGGGGCTGGTGGCCGTGGGTGGGCCCTTCCTCGTGAGGGCTGTTCCCTGCGGTCGGGCAGCGGGGAACAGGATGCTGCTAGTCCTCTGAGGATCAGACACTCTCTCCGGAGCCTAGGATGAAAGTGGCAGGAGGTGAAGGGTCTTCAGAGGCAGAGCCCCATGGTGCTTTTCCTACTTCAGGAGGGCTACAGGACGGGCTCACACAGGGCAGGAGCTGGTGTGGTGGCAAGGCAGGCAGGCCTTGGTAAGGAACTGGGGCTCAGGAAGCAGCAAAGGAGGGCCTGGCTCACTGCAGAGGGCTCATCAGGCTCCATCATGATCTAAAAGTTCCTGGGGCACACTGGCACAGGGATGTTACGGGCTGATCATCATAGTCCTCAGTGGGTACGCAGTTCGGAGTAACAGAACTTCCAAAATGATACATGGACGGTCTTCCCCGAGGGACGGTCTTCCCCGAGTGCACGACGCTAGGCATGCTGAAGCCCACGAAAGGGAGTGAAGGAACAAGGCCCAGACAGGGGGGAAGATGGGCGACTCAGCTCTTCTGGACTTATAACCCACTATCCTTATTTCCTCAGAATTTATCCAGAGATTCCTGCCTCGAGAGCTCCAGATTGTCCGCACCCTGGACCACAAGAACATCATCCGGGTGTATGAGATGCTGGAGTCTACCGACGGGAAAATCTACCTGGTGATGGAGCTGGCTGAGGGAGGGGATGTCTTTGACTGCGTGCTGAATGGGGGGCCGCTGCCTGAGAGCCGGGCCAAAGCCCTCTTCCGTCAGATGGTCGAGGCCATTCGCTATTGCCATGACTGCGGCGTGGCCCACCGGGACCTCAAGTGCGAGAATGCCTTGCTGCAGGGCTTCAACCTGAAGCTGACTGACTTTGGCTTTGCCAAGGTGCTGCCCAAGTCCCGCCGGGAGCTGAGCCAGACCTTCTGTGGCAGCACGGCCTACGCCGCCCCTGAGGTGCTGCAGGGGGTCCCTCACGACAGTAAGAAGGGTGACGTCTGGAGCATGGGTGTCGTCCTGTACGTCATGCTCTGTGCCAGCCTACCTTTCGATGACACAGACATCCCCAAGATGCTGTGGCAGCAGCAGAAGGGGGTGTCCTTCCCTACTCATCTGGGCATCTCGGCCGAATGCCAGGACCTGCTCAAGCGACTCCTGGAACCCGACATGACTCTCCGGCCTTCGATTGAAGAAATCCGTTGGCATCCGTGGCTAGCAAACACCTGATAAATGCAATGGCAAGTCCTCCCCAATAAAGCAGGGGAGAAAGCAACCTGAAAACCCGCTTCCATCTATTTTACACTTCTGAGTTTACTTAGCCTCGAACCTACCTAGCCCCTTGCCTGGCTTTATTTCTCTGTCCCTCTAAAGATCTTCACGGAACCCAAAGGCCCAATTCAGGTGCCCCTCTTATCATGGTTGCCAAGGGATTTCCACCCAGGTGTTGCAAGTCCATGACAATAGACCCAGAATTGCTTGTGGGCACACAGGGGGCAGAGAGGGGCAGCAGCACATTGGAACCACATGGTTGCACCTTCTTTCCGGAATAAAAGCAGAAGCGTTGGGAATGCAGAAGCGGCCTCTTGACTCCTTGTCCTAGGGAGAGgctggggccaggggcagggccTCTCCTCATCCCAAAGCCCCAGAGGAGCCTGGGATTCAGACACAGCACTCCCTCGGGACCAGGCTGTCCCTACTACTCCCTGCACACGTCCTACACTTGGGGTGAGGACAGACCCTCGGACACCTGGGGCCGGCCGGCTGCGGATGCCCTTTAATGCATTTAACTGCAGCTCTGAAAAAGGCGCAGGAGgaagttcttttttcttttagaatTACAAAATGAACAGCTGTTagactctccccccacccttttctTTTCTTGGCTACAAAATACTCTGGGGAGATgcattataatttaaaatatataatattgcACAAACAACCAAAAGGTTAATTAACTAAAGAACTCATTACAAAGAGAAAAACCCCACccagacaaaaaaa
Proteins encoded in this window:
- the TSSK3 gene encoding testis-specific serine/threonine-protein kinase 3, whose product is MEDFLLSNGYQLGKTIGEGTYSKVKEAFSKKHQRKVAIKIIDKMGGPEEFIQRFLPRELQIVRTLDHKNIIRVYEMLESTDGKIYLVMELAEGGDVFDCVLNGGPLPESRAKALFRQMVEAIRYCHDCGVAHRDLKCENALLQGFNLKLTDFGFAKVLPKSRRELSQTFCGSTAYAAPEVLQGVPHDSKKGDVWSMGVVLYVMLCASLPFDDTDIPKMLWQQQKGVSFPTHLGISAECQDLLKRLLEPDMTLRPSIEEIRWHPWLANT